CACTCGAACATCCCGAACGTCGCGGCCAACCCGGTCCACGACCACCCGCTGAGGGCGAGCCGGCAACTCGTCGGCGTCAGCTCCTCGACCACAGCCCCATGGCCGGCCCACTGCGCGATGTCCGACGCCTTCGCCTGCAGGATCGCCTCGCCACGGCAGGGATTGCGGTCCTGTCCGCGGAACTTGCTGGAGATGTACGTCGCCACGTCGGGCGCCGGCAGTTCGCGCGGTGTGAACCGCGGCCCGGTCGGCGTCTTCGGCGTCATCCGATCCACCCGGAACGTCCGCCAGTCGTTGCGGTCCAGATCCCATCCGACCAGGTACCACCGCCCGCCCCACGTCACCAGGTGATGCGGCTCCACCTTCCGCGGCGGCACCCATTCCTCTTCCGCTGCACGAGGCGCGGCGTAGTCGAACCGCAGTACCTCGTTCGCGCGAACCGCGGAACCGACAGCGATCAACTGCTCCGAGTCGACCGTCGTACGGCGATTGGCGTAGCGGTCGACCGTGGTCACCTGCAGGGCGTCGACCCGTTGCCGCAAGCGCGCCGGCATCACCTGACGAACCGTGGCCAGCGCCCGCAACGCGCCCTCCTCGATCCCGGTCACCGTGGTCGTCGCGGTCTGCAGGGCGACCGCGACCGCGATGGCCTGATCGTCGTCGAACAGCAGCGGCGGCAGATCCGCCCCCGCGTCCAGGCGGTAGCCGCCGTCGGGTCCCTTGGTCGCGCGCACGGGGTACCCGAGGTCGCGCAACCGGTCCACGTCCCGGCGAACGGTCCGCGGACTGACTTCCAGGCGGTCGGCCAGCAGCTGGCCGGGCCAGTCGCGACGGGCCTGGAGCAAGGAGAGCAGCGCGAGCAGTCGGGCTGAGGTCTCGGACATGACTTCAGATTGCCACGAGTAGCGGCCAGAACCTGTCCTCTTTCCCTGGAAATGTCTGGTGCAGAGACCCTGACCGAAGGAGAGATCGTGATCAGCACCCGAGCGCTCACCCGGGACTTCGTGGTGAGCCGTACCGAGACCGTGCACGCGGTCCGCGGCATCAGCCTGGACGTCGAACCCGGTGAACTGGTCGCCGTCCTCGGCCCGAACGGCGCCGGCAAGACGACCACGTTGCGCATGCTCACCACCTTGATCACGCCGACCTCAGGCACCGCGACGGTCGCCGGGTACGACGTGACCACGCAACCGAGCCAGGTCCGGCGACGGATCGGGTACGTCGGACAGGGCAACGGCGCCGGCCACTCGCAACGGGTCGGCGACGAGCTCGTCGGGCAGGGCGTGATCTACGGCCACGACCGCCGTACCGCCAAGCTGCGGGCCGGCGAATTGCTCGAGGCCCTGGAGCTGAAGGACCTGGCACAGCGCAAGGTGTCGGACCTGTCGGGCGGGCAGCGCCGACGGCTCGACGTCGCGATGGGACTGGTGCACGCGCCGCCGCTGCTGTTCCTGGACGAGCCGTCGACCGGCCTCGACCCGCAGAACCGGGCGAACCTGTGGGACCACATCCTGCGGATGCGCGAGCAGTACGCGATGACGATCGTGCTGACCACGCACTACCTGGACGAGGCCGACTCGATGGCCGAGCGGGTGGTCGTCGTGGATCACGGCGAGGTGATCGCCGACGACACGGCCGACGGACTGAAGGCCACGCTGGCCGGCGACCGCCTTGCCGTGACCGTTGCTCCTAGCAACATTGCGCGGCTGAGCGAGCTGGCCGGGAAGTTGCCTGGGGCCCGCGACGTGGTCGCCGTCGGCGACGAGGTGAGCGTCCGGGTCGCGGACGGGCCGGCGGCGCTTCCTGAACTGGTCGCGGCCGCCCAGCGCAGCGGCGTACCGATCGCGGCGGCGCAGGTGCACCGCCCGACCCTCGACGACGTGTTCCTCAACCTCACCGGCCGCAGCCTGCGTGAAGACTCGAACGGAAAGGCAGCCTGATGACCACCCTGACGCTCTCGGCAACCTCCACCGCGACCTCGACCCAGCCCTCCCGGAACCTGCTCCGCGACATCCGGATCGTGATGGCGCGGGAGCTCAAACCGGTACTCCGGGACCCGTTCAGCTTGCTGTTCGGGATGATCCAGCCGCTGGTGTTCCTCGCCCTGTTCGGCCCGCTGCTGTCGGGGTCGATGGGCGGCGCGTTCGGCGACGGTGTGTGGCAGTGGTTCGTCCCGTCGATCCTGGTGATGACCACGCTGTTCGGTACGTCGACCACCGGGGCGAACCTGCTGTTCGAGTTCCAGACCGGTGCGCACGAGCGGATGCTGGTCACGCCGTTGTCCCGCTCCTCGTTGCTGATCGGCCGCGCGCTGAAGGAGATGGTGCCGCTGTTCGGGCAGGCGGTGATCGTGATCGCGGTGATGACGCCGTTCGCGTTCGACCTGCACCTCGGCGGCGCGCTGATCGGGCTGGCACTGCTGGCGGTCTTCGGTGTCGGGCTCGGTTCGTTCAGCTACGCGCTGGCGATCGCCGTACGCAAGCAGGACTGGATGTTCTGGGTGGTGCAGCAGACGTTCCTGTTCCCGTTGATGATCCTGTCCGGGATGCTGCTGCCGCTCGAAACAGGTCCCGGCTGGATGCGGGTCGCCGCGAAGTTCAACCCGTTGTCGTACGTCGTCGACGCGGAGCGGACCCTGTTCTCGGGCGACGTACTGTCCAGCGCGGTGCTGTGGGGCTGGGTCGCGGCGATCGTGACCGCGGCGCTCGGGCTGACCGTCGGCATCCGCGCGATGCTCCGCTCGGCCGGCTGACCCAATTGCGTCACTGTCCCCGCTGGGCCGTTCTCAACGATGGAATTCACCTACGGTAGCGCTCAGATCACCCACCGCCCCCGAAGGAGATCTGATGAGGCCCCGCCCCGCCTTGTTCGCCGTACTGACTTCTCTGGCCGCCGCCGCGCTCGCCGCCTCGAGCGCGGTGGCGGCGCCTTTCCCGCAAGCCGACACCGAGAAGCGTGTGGTGGCTGCGACCGATACCGACGGCGACTCGTTGCCGGACACCTGGGAGACCAACGGGTACGACGCGAACGGTGACGGCGTCGTCGACGTGGACCTGCCCGGGATGGGCGCGAACCCGAAGAAGAAGGACCTGTTCGTCGAGATGGACTACATGGCCGGCCGGCTCACCACCACGGCCGGCCTCGACCGGATCGTCCAGGTGTTCGCGTCCGCCCCGGTCAGCAACCCGGACGGCAGCACGGGGATCAAGATCCACCTCGACGCCGGCGCCGCCCGCGGTACGACGTACAACCTCGGCGGTGGCAACGAGGTCACGTACGACGCCGACCTAAACCCGTCGGCGACCCAGACGAACGCGATCAAGGCGGCCAACTTCGCGTCGGCGCGCAAGGCCGTCTTCCACTACATGCTCTGGGGCGACAGCTACGACGGCGGGTGCAGCAGCGGCCAGGCCTTCAACATCCCGAACGACACGTTCATCGTCACGGTCGGCCCGAAGTGCAACTGGAACTCGACCGACGACGTCAACGTGGGCACGTTCATCCACGAACTCGGGCACAACATCGGCCTG
This Kribbella sp. NBC_00482 DNA region includes the following protein-coding sequences:
- a CDS encoding helix-turn-helix transcriptional regulator, encoding MSETSARLLALLSLLQARRDWPGQLLADRLEVSPRTVRRDVDRLRDLGYPVRATKGPDGGYRLDAGADLPPLLFDDDQAIAVAVALQTATTTVTGIEEGALRALATVRQVMPARLRQRVDALQVTTVDRYANRRTTVDSEQLIAVGSAVRANEVLRFDYAAPRAAEEEWVPPRKVEPHHLVTWGGRWYLVGWDLDRNDWRTFRVDRMTPKTPTGPRFTPRELPAPDVATYISSKFRGQDRNPCRGEAILQAKASDIAQWAGHGAVVEELTPTSCRLALSGWSWTGLAATFGMFECDLEFVGPQELKDAATQLAARYREAAS
- a CDS encoding ATP-binding cassette domain-containing protein — translated: MISTRALTRDFVVSRTETVHAVRGISLDVEPGELVAVLGPNGAGKTTTLRMLTTLITPTSGTATVAGYDVTTQPSQVRRRIGYVGQGNGAGHSQRVGDELVGQGVIYGHDRRTAKLRAGELLEALELKDLAQRKVSDLSGGQRRRLDVAMGLVHAPPLLFLDEPSTGLDPQNRANLWDHILRMREQYAMTIVLTTHYLDEADSMAERVVVVDHGEVIADDTADGLKATLAGDRLAVTVAPSNIARLSELAGKLPGARDVVAVGDEVSVRVADGPAALPELVAAAQRSGVPIAAAQVHRPTLDDVFLNLTGRSLREDSNGKAA
- a CDS encoding ABC transporter permease, with the translated sequence MTTLTLSATSTATSTQPSRNLLRDIRIVMARELKPVLRDPFSLLFGMIQPLVFLALFGPLLSGSMGGAFGDGVWQWFVPSILVMTTLFGTSTTGANLLFEFQTGAHERMLVTPLSRSSLLIGRALKEMVPLFGQAVIVIAVMTPFAFDLHLGGALIGLALLAVFGVGLGSFSYALAIAVRKQDWMFWVVQQTFLFPLMILSGMLLPLETGPGWMRVAAKFNPLSYVVDAERTLFSGDVLSSAVLWGWVAAIVTAALGLTVGIRAMLRSAG
- a CDS encoding zinc-dependent metalloprotease family protein gives rise to the protein MRPRPALFAVLTSLAAAALAASSAVAAPFPQADTEKRVVAATDTDGDSLPDTWETNGYDANGDGVVDVDLPGMGANPKKKDLFVEMDYMAGRLTTTAGLDRIVQVFASAPVSNPDGSTGIKIHLDAGAARGTTYNLGGGNEVTYDADLNPSATQTNAIKAANFASARKAVFHYMLWGDSYDGGCSSGQAFNIPNDTFIVTVGPKCNWNSTDDVNVGTFIHELGHNIGLKHGGTDNLNYKPNYLSVMNYSFQLGGVLKADGTKYWGYSSVQPTSINEARPDERVGLGSLGAAYKTSWKCPNGSTKTTAGAANQPIDWNCDGDTTDTTTAADINGDKSTSILIAQNNWANIVFGGGAVGGGSALQSKTPAAELQELTHDEWTEMQHR